A single region of the Gorilla gorilla gorilla isolate KB3781 chromosome 1, NHGRI_mGorGor1-v2.1_pri, whole genome shotgun sequence genome encodes:
- the TMCO1 gene encoding calcium load-activated calcium channel isoform X2, translating to MESIAEFSLVSGITWVLVYRTDKYKRLKAEVEKQSKKLEKKKETITESAGRQQKKKIERQEEKLKNNNRDLSMVRMKSMFAIGFCFTALMGMFNSIFDGRVVAKLPFTPLSYIQGLSHRNLLGDDTTDCSFIFLYILCTMSIRQNIQKILGLAPSRAATKQAGGFLGPPPPSGKFS from the exons ATGGAGTCGATTGCCGAGTTTTCTTTGGTCTCAG GCATAACCTGGGTCCTGGTTTACAGGACAGACAAGTACAAGAGACTGAAGGCAGAAGTGGAAAAACAGAGTAAAAAAT tggaaaagaagaaggaaacaataACAGAGTCAGCTGGTcgacaacagaaaaagaaaatag AGAGACAAGAAGAGAAACTGAAGAATAACAACAGAGATCTATCAATG GTTCGAATGAAATCCATGTTTGCTATTGGCTTTTGTTTTACTGCCCTAATGGGAATGTTCAATTCCAT atttgatGGTAGAGTGGTGGCAAAGCTTCCTTTTACCCCTCTTTCTTACATCCAAGGACTGTCTCATCGAAATCTGCTGGGAGATGACACCACAGACTGTTCCTTCATTTTCCTGTATATTCTCTGTACTATGTCGATTCGACAG aacatTCAGAAGATTCTCGGCCTTGCCCCTTCACGAGCCGCCACCAAgcaggcaggtggatttcttggcCCACCACCTCCTTCTGGGAAGTTCTCTTGA
- the TMCO1 gene encoding calcium load-activated calcium channel isoform X1 produces MPRKRKCDLRAVRVGLLLGGGGVYGSRFRFTFPGFRALSPWRVGVQRRRCEMSTMFADTLLIVFISVCTALLAEGITWVLVYRTDKYKRLKAEVEKQSKKLEKKKETITESAGRQQKKKIERQEEKLKNNNRDLSMVRMKSMFAIGFCFTALMGMFNSIFDGRVVAKLPFTPLSYIQGLSHRNLLGDDTTDCSFIFLYILCTMSIRQNIQKILGLAPSRAATKQAGGFLGPPPPSGKFS; encoded by the exons ATGCCCCGGAAGCGGAAGTGCGATCTTCGGGCTGTCAGAGTTGGTCTGTTACTCGGTGGTGGCGGAGTCTACGGAAGCCGTTTTCGCTTCACTTTTCCTGGCTTTAGAGCGCTTTCCCCCTGGCGGGTGGGAGTGCAGAGACGAAGGTGCGAGATGAGCACTATGTTCGCAGACACTCTCCTCATCGTTTTTATCTCTGTGTGCACGGCTCTGCTCGCAGAGG GCATAACCTGGGTCCTGGTTTACAGGACAGACAAGTACAAGAGACTGAAGGCAGAAGTGGAAAAACAGAGTAAAAAAT tggaaaagaagaaggaaacaataACAGAGTCAGCTGGTcgacaacagaaaaagaaaatag AGAGACAAGAAGAGAAACTGAAGAATAACAACAGAGATCTATCAATG GTTCGAATGAAATCCATGTTTGCTATTGGCTTTTGTTTTACTGCCCTAATGGGAATGTTCAATTCCAT atttgatGGTAGAGTGGTGGCAAAGCTTCCTTTTACCCCTCTTTCTTACATCCAAGGACTGTCTCATCGAAATCTGCTGGGAGATGACACCACAGACTGTTCCTTCATTTTCCTGTATATTCTCTGTACTATGTCGATTCGACAG aacatTCAGAAGATTCTCGGCCTTGCCCCTTCACGAGCCGCCACCAAgcaggcaggtggatttcttggcCCACCACCTCCTTCTGGGAAGTTCTCTTGA